From Paucibacter aquatile, the proteins below share one genomic window:
- a CDS encoding alpha-D-ribose 1-methylphosphonate 5-triphosphate diphosphatase has protein sequence MNTTPLYLTHAHIVLAEQELHDASLLIGADGRIAAINPESGGGAPELSLSGQWLLPGMVDLHCDAVEKEVEPRARVLFPLDFACINIDRRNAAAGITTPYHALSFAHAEWGVRNNETATELVRALRRLKAQELIDNRVHVRYEITDLSALPHVLGLLDEGGVDLLSIMDHTPGQGQFKHLDSYVAYMMGNHGSSQQAALQMAEEKMQARLSADERVLAVMERAKQRGVPTASHDDDDPQRVLTMKNLGARMSEFPINLETARAAHAAGLATILGAPNVMRGGSQSGNMRALDAIHAGVADCLCADYAPATMLAAVDALVHREGLGLPQATRLVSLGPARAAGLNDRGEIAVGLRADLISVARPGGQAAVERVWCGGKPVFAVDYQGR, from the coding sequence ATGAACACCACCCCGCTCTACCTCACCCATGCCCACATCGTCCTGGCCGAGCAGGAGCTGCACGACGCCTCGCTGCTGATCGGCGCCGACGGCCGCATCGCCGCCATCAACCCCGAGTCCGGCGGCGGCGCGCCCGAGCTGAGCCTGAGCGGCCAATGGCTGCTGCCCGGCATGGTGGACCTGCACTGCGACGCGGTGGAAAAGGAAGTAGAGCCGCGCGCCCGCGTGCTCTTCCCCCTGGACTTCGCCTGCATCAATATCGACCGCCGCAATGCCGCGGCCGGCATCACCACGCCCTACCATGCGCTGTCATTTGCTCATGCCGAATGGGGCGTGCGCAACAACGAGACGGCCACCGAACTGGTCCGCGCCCTGCGCCGCCTGAAGGCCCAAGAGCTGATCGACAACCGCGTCCATGTGCGCTACGAGATCACCGACCTCAGCGCCCTGCCCCATGTGCTGGGGCTGTTGGACGAAGGCGGCGTCGATCTGCTCTCCATCATGGACCACACCCCGGGCCAGGGCCAGTTCAAGCATCTGGACAGTTATGTCGCCTACATGATGGGCAACCACGGCAGCAGCCAGCAAGCCGCCCTGCAAATGGCCGAGGAAAAGATGCAGGCCCGGCTAAGCGCCGACGAGCGTGTGTTGGCCGTGATGGAGCGCGCCAAGCAGCGCGGCGTGCCCACCGCCAGCCATGACGACGACGACCCGCAGCGCGTGCTGACCATGAAGAACCTGGGCGCCCGCATGAGCGAGTTCCCCATCAATCTGGAGACCGCCCGCGCCGCCCATGCCGCTGGACTGGCCACCATCCTGGGCGCGCCCAATGTCATGCGCGGCGGCAGCCAGAGCGGCAATATGCGCGCCCTCGACGCCATCCACGCCGGCGTGGCCGACTGCCTCTGCGCCGACTACGCGCCCGCCACCATGCTGGCCGCCGTCGACGCCCTGGTCCATCGCGAAGGCCTGGGTCTGCCCCAAGCCACCCGCCTGGTCAGCCTGGGCCCGGCCCGCGCCGCCGGTTTGAACGACCGTGGCGAGATCGCGGTCGGCCTGCGCGCCGACCTGATCAGCGTGGCCCGGCCCGGCGGTCAAGCGGCGGTGGAGCGCGTCTGGTGCGGTGGCAAGCCCGTGTTTGCCGTGGACTACCAAGGCCGCTGA
- the phnL gene encoding phosphonate C-P lyase system protein PhnL: protein MNKNHPVLEVHDLSKTFTLHQQGGLELPVLNAVSFEVHAGDCLVLDGPSGAGKSSLLRCLYGNYLASSGEILLRAADSGETLDLCRISPQRLTALRRDTVGYVSQFLRVIPRVSSQALVAEPLQALGAGREEAMQRAAELLARLNLPERLWGLPPATFSGGEQQRVNIARGFIAPKPLLLLDEPTASLDAANRAVVITLIREACAAGQAMVGIFHDAEVREAVATQRLPLQALSSAASHAEMAMAA, encoded by the coding sequence ATCAACAAGAATCATCCCGTCCTCGAAGTCCACGACCTGAGCAAGACCTTCACCCTGCACCAGCAAGGCGGCCTGGAGCTGCCGGTTCTGAACGCGGTGTCCTTTGAGGTTCACGCCGGGGATTGCCTGGTGCTGGACGGCCCCTCGGGCGCGGGAAAAAGCAGCCTACTGCGCTGCCTCTACGGCAACTACCTGGCCAGCAGCGGCGAGATCCTGCTGCGCGCGGCGGACAGCGGTGAAACCCTGGACCTCTGCCGCATCAGCCCGCAGCGGCTCACGGCCCTGCGCCGCGACACGGTCGGCTACGTCAGCCAGTTCCTGCGCGTGATTCCGCGCGTCAGCAGTCAGGCCCTCGTGGCAGAGCCGCTGCAAGCCCTGGGCGCCGGGCGCGAGGAGGCCATGCAGCGCGCGGCCGAACTGCTGGCGCGGCTGAATCTGCCCGAGCGGCTCTGGGGCCTGCCGCCGGCCACCTTCTCGGGCGGCGAGCAGCAGCGCGTCAATATCGCGCGCGGCTTCATCGCGCCCAAGCCCCTCTTGCTGCTGGACGAACCGACCGCCTCGCTCGACGCGGCCAACCGCGCCGTCGTCATCACCCTGATCCGCGAGGCCTGCGCCGCCGGCCAGGCCATGGTCGGCATTTTTCATGATGCCGAGGTGCGCGAGGCCGTGGCCACGCAGCGCCTTCCCCTGCAAGCCCTGAGCTCAGCCGCAAGCCACGCCGAGATGGCGATGGCCGCCTGA
- the phnK gene encoding phosphonate C-P lyase system protein PhnK, which yields MSRPLLQVRGLAKRYGARIGCEGIDLDLYPGEVLCIAGESGSGKSTLLNTLAFQLQPDEGQIQYDLKDRGLTDLGTLTQAQLRELWRTDWGFVRQNPRDGLRMQVSAGANIGERLMAVGARHYGDIRGAAADWLARVEIPAERLDDAPKSFSGGMQQRLQIARNLVSRPRLVFMDEPTAGLDVSVQARFLDLLRGLAAELDLAVILVTHDLAVARLLAQRLIVMRHGRIVETGLTDQVLDDPQHPYTQLLVSSVLAA from the coding sequence ATGAGCCGCCCCCTGCTGCAAGTCCGCGGCCTGGCCAAGCGCTACGGCGCCCGCATCGGCTGCGAAGGCATTGACCTCGACCTCTACCCCGGCGAGGTGCTGTGCATCGCGGGTGAATCGGGCTCGGGCAAATCGACCCTGCTCAACACCCTGGCCTTCCAGCTGCAGCCCGACGAGGGCCAGATCCAATACGACCTGAAGGACCGCGGCCTCACCGACCTCGGCACGCTGACCCAAGCCCAGCTGCGCGAGCTCTGGCGCACCGACTGGGGCTTTGTGCGCCAGAACCCGCGTGACGGCCTGCGCATGCAGGTCTCGGCCGGCGCCAATATCGGCGAGCGGCTGATGGCCGTGGGCGCACGGCATTACGGCGACATCCGCGGCGCGGCGGCCGACTGGCTGGCGCGGGTGGAGATCCCGGCCGAGCGCCTGGACGACGCGCCCAAGAGCTTCTCCGGCGGCATGCAGCAGCGCCTGCAGATCGCCCGCAACCTGGTCAGCCGCCCACGCCTGGTCTTCATGGATGAACCCACGGCCGGCCTCGATGTCTCTGTGCAGGCGCGCTTTCTGGACCTGCTGCGCGGCCTGGCCGCCGAGCTGGACCTGGCCGTGATCCTGGTGACCCACGACCTGGCCGTGGCCCGCTTGCTGGCCCAGCGCCTGATCGTCATGCGCCATGGCCGCATCGTCGAGACCGGCCTGACCGACCAGGTGCTGGACGACCCGCAGCACCCTTACACCCAGCTGCTGGTGTCCTCGGTTTTGGCTGCATGA
- a CDS encoding alpha-D-ribose 1-methylphosphonate 5-phosphate C-P-lyase PhnJ, which yields MSSGYNFAYLDEHTKRMIRRALLKAVALPGYQVPFGGREMPLPYGWGTGGIQVTAAVIGQSDCLKVIDQGADDTTNAVNIRSFFQKVTGVRTTEATREATLIQTRHRIPETPLQDGQILVFQVPIPEPLRWLEPRETETRTMHALSEYGVMHVKLFEDIVRHGRIATTYDYPVIVNGHYLMRPSPIPKFDNPKLHQSPALQLFGAGREKRVYAVPPYTDVRSLDFEDHPFAIERWSEPCALCGATESYLDEIILDDQGQRMFVCSDTEYCNTRQAEGHRGTQNSPTSAAGFAGAQA from the coding sequence ATGAGCAGCGGATACAACTTTGCCTACTTGGACGAGCACACCAAGCGCATGATCCGCCGCGCCCTGCTCAAGGCCGTGGCCCTGCCCGGCTACCAGGTGCCCTTCGGCGGCCGCGAGATGCCCCTGCCCTATGGCTGGGGCACGGGCGGCATCCAGGTCACGGCCGCGGTGATCGGCCAGAGCGACTGCCTCAAGGTCATCGACCAGGGCGCGGACGACACCACCAATGCGGTCAACATCCGCAGCTTCTTCCAGAAGGTGACCGGCGTGCGCACCACCGAGGCCACACGCGAGGCCACGCTGATCCAGACCCGCCACCGCATCCCCGAGACGCCGCTGCAGGACGGGCAGATCCTGGTCTTCCAGGTGCCCATCCCCGAGCCGCTGCGCTGGCTGGAGCCGCGCGAGACCGAGACCCGCACCATGCACGCGCTGAGCGAGTACGGCGTCATGCATGTCAAGCTGTTCGAGGACATCGTGCGCCACGGCCGCATCGCCACCACCTACGACTACCCCGTGATCGTCAACGGCCACTACCTGATGCGGCCCTCGCCCATCCCCAAGTTCGACAACCCCAAGCTGCATCAGAGCCCGGCCCTGCAGCTCTTTGGCGCTGGCCGCGAGAAGCGGGTCTACGCCGTGCCGCCTTACACCGATGTGCGCTCGCTCGATTTCGAGGACCACCCGTTTGCCATCGAACGCTGGAGCGAACCCTGCGCACTGTGCGGCGCCACCGAGTCCTATCTGGACGAGATCATCCTCGACGACCAGGGCCAGCGCATGTTCGTCTGCTCCGACACCGAGTACTGCAACACGCGCCAGGCCGAGGGCCACCGCGGCACGCAGAACAGCCCCACCAGCGCTGCTGGCTTTGCAGGAGCGCAGGCATGA
- a CDS encoding carbon-phosphorus lyase complex subunit PhnI codes for MYVAVKGGERAIEASRELLAQARRGDSAQPELSIEQIKQQLRLTVDRVMCEGALYDEDLAALAIKQARGDLIEAIFLLRAYRTTLPRLSDSEPLDTGRMRLERRISSAFKDLPGGQLLGPSFDYTQRLLDFGLMRESSGSSEAQSSHSAARAEPLHAPRVTDLLSREGLLEAAEPEAPGAPPPPDLTREPLLFPADRATRMQNLARGDEGFLLALAYSTQRGYATTHPFAAELRYGAVPVEMHIEELGFAVEIGEVELTECQLINEFHGSADTAPQFTRGYGLAFGHAERKALAMALVDRSLRAEEFDEDSELPANNVEFVLSHSDNVEASGFLQHLKLPHYVDFQTNLELLRRLRAEWDKEQVK; via the coding sequence ATGTACGTTGCCGTCAAAGGAGGCGAGCGCGCCATCGAGGCCTCGCGCGAACTGCTGGCCCAGGCGCGCCGGGGCGACAGCGCCCAGCCCGAGCTCAGCATCGAGCAGATCAAGCAGCAGCTGCGCCTGACCGTGGACCGCGTGATGTGCGAAGGCGCGCTCTACGACGAGGACCTGGCCGCCCTGGCCATCAAGCAGGCGCGTGGCGACCTGATCGAAGCGATCTTTCTGCTACGCGCCTACCGCACCACCCTGCCGCGCCTGAGCGACAGCGAACCTCTGGACACCGGCCGCATGCGTCTGGAACGCCGCATCTCCTCGGCCTTCAAGGACCTGCCCGGTGGCCAGCTGCTGGGCCCCAGCTTCGACTACACCCAGCGCCTGCTGGACTTTGGCCTGATGCGCGAGTCCTCCGGCAGCAGCGAGGCGCAGTCCTCTCACAGCGCCGCCCGCGCCGAGCCCCTGCACGCGCCACGCGTGACCGACCTGCTCAGCCGCGAAGGCCTGCTGGAAGCGGCCGAGCCCGAGGCGCCCGGCGCCCCGCCGCCGCCCGACCTGACCCGCGAGCCCCTGCTCTTCCCGGCCGACCGCGCCACCCGCATGCAGAACCTGGCGCGCGGCGACGAGGGCTTCTTGCTCGCCCTGGCTTACAGCACCCAGCGCGGCTATGCCACCACCCACCCGTTTGCGGCCGAGCTGCGCTACGGCGCCGTGCCGGTCGAGATGCATATCGAGGAGCTGGGCTTCGCGGTCGAAATCGGCGAGGTCGAGCTGACCGAGTGCCAGCTGATCAATGAGTTCCATGGCAGCGCCGACACCGCGCCGCAGTTCACCCGCGGCTACGGCCTGGCTTTCGGCCACGCCGAGCGCAAAGCCCTGGCCATGGCCCTGGTCGACCGCTCGCTGCGTGCCGAGGAGTTTGACGAAGACAGCGAGCTGCCGGCCAACAACGTGGAGTTCGTGCTCTCGCACAGCGACAACGTCGAGGCCTCGGGCTTTCTGCAGCACCTGAAGCTGCCGCACTACGTGGACTTTCAAACCAATCTCGAGCTGCTGCGACGTTTGCGTGCGGAGTGGGACAAGGAGCAAGTGAAATGA
- the phnH gene encoding phosphonate C-P lyase system protein PhnH: MSMSDAMNASAPAAGLHLEQLLPGFADPVHHAQQAFRCLLDAMSRPGSLQSLPFELSAPAGLQPALTALLLALADRDTPLWLLPDLRSGAAGEHLRFHAGCPLVAEMGEAQFLMLQNLDALPTLDALRLGDAAYPDRSATLFIEVPALETGSGSLRLRGPGIQGETRIEVAGWSEISQAFVQDNRRRFPLGVDLVLCAGRQLLALPRTTLIDWEL; the protein is encoded by the coding sequence ATGAGCATGAGTGATGCGATGAACGCGAGCGCCCCCGCCGCCGGCCTGCACCTGGAGCAGCTGCTGCCCGGCTTTGCCGACCCGGTGCACCATGCGCAGCAGGCCTTCCGCTGCCTGCTGGACGCCATGTCCCGGCCCGGCAGCCTGCAAAGCCTGCCTTTTGAATTGAGCGCACCCGCCGGCCTGCAGCCGGCCTTGACCGCCCTGCTGCTGGCCCTGGCCGACCGCGACACGCCGCTGTGGCTGCTGCCCGATCTGCGCAGCGGCGCCGCGGGGGAGCACCTGCGCTTCCATGCCGGCTGCCCCCTGGTCGCGGAGATGGGCGAGGCTCAGTTCCTGATGCTGCAGAACCTGGACGCGCTGCCGACGCTGGACGCCCTGCGCCTCGGCGATGCCGCCTACCCCGACCGTTCGGCCACCTTGTTCATCGAGGTGCCAGCGCTGGAAACGGGCAGTGGATCGCTGCGCCTGCGCGGCCCGGGCATCCAAGGCGAGACACGAATCGAGGTGGCCGGCTGGTCCGAGATCAGCCAGGCTTTTGTGCAAGACAACCGCCGGCGCTTCCCGCTCGGCGTCGACCTGGTGCTGTGCGCAGGTCGGCAGTTGCTGGCCCTTCCGCGCACCACCCTCATCGATTGGGAGCTCTGA
- the phnG gene encoding phosphonate C-P lyase system protein PhnG has product MSSHIPLAAAQDARRLALGLLARARPQDLEQQLAELQPLPHFEWLRRPETGMLMLRGRLGGGGQVFNLGEATVTRCTLRLQAPGLPASVGVGTVRGSDPRHAELVALADALLQTPDWAPQLQARLLRPLAEAEHDRHARRAAEVARSKVDFYTLVRGED; this is encoded by the coding sequence GTGTCATCACACATCCCTCTCGCGGCAGCGCAGGACGCACGCCGCCTCGCCCTGGGCCTGCTGGCCCGCGCCCGGCCCCAGGATCTGGAACAGCAGCTGGCCGAGTTGCAGCCCCTGCCCCACTTTGAATGGCTGCGCCGTCCCGAGACCGGCATGCTGATGCTGCGCGGCCGGCTCGGCGGTGGCGGTCAGGTCTTCAATCTGGGCGAAGCCACCGTCACCCGCTGCACCCTGCGCCTGCAGGCGCCGGGCCTGCCGGCCAGCGTCGGCGTGGGCACCGTGCGCGGCAGCGACCCGCGCCACGCCGAGCTGGTCGCCCTGGCCGACGCCTTGCTGCAAACGCCCGACTGGGCACCGCAGCTGCAAGCCCGGCTCCTGCGCCCCCTGGCCGAGGCCGAACACGACCGCCACGCCCGCCGCGCCGCCGAAGTGGCGCGCAGCAAGGTGGATTTCTACACCCTGGTGCGGGGCGAGGACTGA
- the phnF gene encoding phosphonate metabolism transcriptional regulator PhnF yields MQEQRGQVVERGTGVAVWRQIEAALLRDIRERHYAAGERIPNETELAERFGCNRHTVRRALGVLEREGLLRVEQGRGTFVQEHAIAYSVGKRTRFSQNLSGQGRSGRIELLRASELPATPELAQALELAPGTPLLQLLTLGHAGAGSGGQDAAAPRAINLARHSFEAARFAGLDALLRETGSITQALQHFGVKDYTRGQTRVMAAMPDAEAARLLAQPRSRPVLLVDSVNRCSEQGRVFQHTLAQFSGDWVQLVFEP; encoded by the coding sequence ATGCAAGAGCAGCGTGGCCAGGTGGTGGAACGAGGCACCGGCGTGGCGGTGTGGCGCCAGATCGAGGCGGCGCTGCTGCGCGACATCCGCGAGCGGCATTACGCCGCGGGTGAGCGCATCCCGAACGAGACCGAGCTGGCCGAGCGCTTCGGCTGCAACCGCCACACCGTGCGGCGCGCCCTCGGGGTGCTGGAGCGTGAGGGCCTGCTGCGCGTGGAGCAGGGCCGCGGCACTTTTGTGCAGGAGCATGCGATTGCCTACAGCGTGGGCAAGCGCACGCGCTTCTCGCAGAACCTCAGCGGCCAGGGCCGCAGTGGCCGCATCGAGCTGCTGCGCGCCAGCGAACTGCCTGCCACGCCCGAGCTGGCTCAGGCCCTGGAGCTGGCGCCGGGCACGCCGCTGCTGCAACTGCTGACCCTGGGTCATGCCGGCGCGGGCAGCGGCGGGCAGGATGCGGCAGCGCCGCGCGCCATCAATCTGGCCCGGCACAGCTTCGAGGCGGCCCGCTTCGCCGGCCTGGACGCGCTGCTGCGCGAGACCGGCTCCATCACCCAGGCCTTGCAGCATTTCGGGGTGAAGGACTACACCCGCGGCCAGACCCGGGTGATGGCCGCCATGCCCGACGCCGAAGCCGCGCGCCTGCTGGCCCAGCCGCGCTCGCGCCCGGTGCTGCTGGTCGACTCGGTCAATCGCTGCAGCGAGCAAGGGCGGGTGTTCCAGCACACGCTGGCGCAGTTCAGTGGCGACTGGGTGCAGCTGGTATTCGAGCCCTGA
- a CDS encoding alpha-D-ribose 1-methylphosphonate 5-triphosphate diphosphatase codes for MLSPQRVAALSTIRGGQVLRPGQQWQENELVLGIQNGRLVDSALPGPGLDASGCLVLPGIVDFHGDAFERQIMPRPGVHFPLDLALLETDRQLASNGITTALHGLTYSWEGGLRGGDTARELLAALDSLDGRLQVDHRLHLRFECHNVEGEDQALEWLRSGRIGLLAFNEHLPMMRKKLDKKLQDYADRAGTDGAGFIALLEKAAARGAEVPALIERLAAECRRLGIPMASHDDDSLATRARFQALGCGISEFPLSTEVAAMASAERSPVVCGAPNVLRGGSHVGAPRAADLAGAGLCKILASDYYYPAPLHAAFKLAQDEVMPFAAAWELVSANPAQALGLHDRGQLSAGRRADVLVVDAQDPSRPRLVATLCAGRIVYLAEGERLL; via the coding sequence ATGCTGAGCCCCCAACGCGTTGCCGCCCTGTCCACCATCCGCGGGGGCCAGGTCTTGCGCCCTGGCCAGCAATGGCAGGAGAACGAGCTGGTGCTGGGCATCCAGAACGGCCGCCTGGTCGACAGCGCCTTGCCCGGCCCGGGCCTGGACGCCAGCGGCTGCCTGGTGCTGCCGGGCATCGTCGATTTCCACGGCGATGCCTTCGAGCGCCAGATCATGCCGCGCCCCGGCGTGCATTTCCCGCTCGATCTGGCCTTGCTGGAGACCGACCGCCAGCTCGCCAGCAATGGCATCACCACCGCCCTGCACGGCCTGACCTACTCCTGGGAAGGCGGCTTGCGAGGCGGCGACACGGCGCGCGAGCTGCTGGCTGCGCTCGATTCGCTGGACGGCCGCCTGCAGGTGGACCACCGTCTGCATCTGCGCTTTGAATGCCACAACGTCGAGGGTGAAGATCAGGCGCTCGAGTGGCTGCGCAGCGGCCGCATCGGTCTGCTGGCTTTCAACGAGCATCTGCCCATGATGCGCAAGAAGCTGGACAAGAAGCTGCAGGACTATGCCGACCGCGCCGGCACCGACGGCGCCGGCTTCATCGCCCTGCTGGAGAAGGCCGCGGCGCGCGGCGCCGAGGTGCCGGCCCTGATCGAACGCCTGGCGGCCGAATGCCGGCGGCTGGGCATCCCCATGGCCTCGCACGACGACGACAGCCTGGCCACGCGGGCGCGTTTCCAGGCCCTGGGCTGCGGCATCTCCGAGTTCCCCTTGAGCACCGAAGTGGCGGCCATGGCCAGCGCCGAGCGCTCGCCCGTGGTCTGCGGCGCGCCCAATGTGCTGCGCGGTGGTAGCCATGTCGGCGCCCCGCGCGCGGCCGATCTGGCCGGTGCTGGCCTGTGCAAGATTCTCGCGTCCGACTACTACTATCCGGCGCCCCTGCATGCCGCCTTCAAGCTGGCGCAGGACGAAGTGATGCCGTTTGCCGCGGCCTGGGAACTGGTGTCGGCCAATCCGGCCCAGGCCCTGGGCCTGCACGACCGCGGCCAGCTCAGCGCCGGCCGCCGCGCCGATGTGCTGGTGGTCGATGCCCAGGACCCCAGCCGCCCGCGTCTGGTGGCCACGCTTTGCGCCGGCCGCATCGTCTACCTGGCTGAAGGCGAGCGTCTGCTGTGA
- a CDS encoding DUF1045 domain-containing protein has translation MSALHPLPATVHRYAVYFAPAADSAHAELGARWLGRDALQPGRVLPPESLGGLEAEARAALCRSARRYGLHATLKPPFELAEGGSFEELDAALHTLAARHVAFELPVRPARLHNFLAWRPHLNDATAHAEHPVSQRLMDLASDCVQSLDPFRRSPSLAELQRRRSAGLSSEQEALLQRWGYPFVMEAFRFHLTLSDALDAEQLAGVEAALQRACAPVADQPLCIDALSLFVEAEAGADFVCVRRYLLTA, from the coding sequence GTGAGCGCCTTGCACCCGCTGCCCGCCACGGTGCACCGTTATGCCGTCTACTTTGCGCCGGCTGCGGACAGCGCGCACGCCGAGCTGGGTGCGCGCTGGCTGGGGCGCGATGCCCTGCAGCCTGGCCGGGTCTTGCCTCCCGAGTCTCTCGGCGGACTGGAGGCCGAGGCCCGCGCCGCCCTGTGCCGCAGCGCGCGGCGCTATGGCCTGCATGCCACGCTCAAGCCGCCCTTCGAGCTGGCCGAGGGCGGTAGTTTCGAGGAATTGGACGCGGCGCTGCACACCCTGGCCGCGCGCCATGTGGCCTTCGAGCTGCCGGTGCGCCCGGCACGCCTGCACAACTTCCTGGCCTGGCGCCCGCATCTGAATGATGCGACCGCGCATGCGGAGCACCCGGTGAGCCAGCGCCTGATGGATCTGGCCAGTGACTGCGTTCAGTCGCTCGACCCCTTTCGCCGTTCGCCCAGCCTGGCCGAGCTGCAGCGCCGCCGCAGCGCCGGCCTCAGCAGCGAGCAGGAGGCTTTGCTGCAGCGCTGGGGCTACCCCTTTGTGATGGAAGCGTTCCGCTTCCACCTGACCCTCAGCGACGCGCTCGATGCCGAGCAACTGGCCGGGGTCGAGGCGGCCCTGCAGCGCGCTTGCGCGCCCGTGGCTGATCAGCCTTTGTGCATCGATGCGCTCAGCCTGTTTGTGGAGGCGGAGGCGGGCGCGGATTTCGTTTGCGTGCGGCGTTACTTGCTTACCGCCTGA
- a CDS encoding VOC family protein yields MFDHVKFGVSDYAASKRFFLQALAPLGVSLGGEGEPSYGVELCGSGDASLCLFETQERPAPLHLAFKAETRAQVDAFYAAALAAGGRDHGPPGLRPQYHAHYYAAFVIGPDGHNIEAVCHAPEGV; encoded by the coding sequence ATGTTCGACCACGTCAAATTCGGCGTCAGCGACTACGCCGCCAGCAAACGCTTTTTCCTTCAGGCCCTGGCGCCGCTTGGCGTCAGCCTGGGCGGCGAGGGCGAGCCCAGCTATGGGGTAGAGCTCTGTGGCAGCGGGGACGCCTCGCTGTGCTTGTTCGAGACACAGGAGCGGCCGGCGCCTTTGCATCTGGCCTTCAAGGCCGAGACGCGGGCGCAGGTGGATGCCTTTTACGCGGCGGCGCTGGCAGCAGGCGGCCGTGACCACGGCCCACCGGGCCTGCGACCGCAGTACCACGCCCACTACTACGCGGCTTTTGTCATCGGCCCCGATGGCCACAATATCGAGGCGGTCTGCCACGCGCCGGAGGGGGTATGA
- a CDS encoding GFA family protein → MSSMDTSSTAAPQPRLHHAACSCGQLQAQARGEPLRVSVCHCLACQRRTGSVFGAQARFPRAAVTLQGESHSWDRTGDSGSTCRFHFCPICGATVYYELLAMPEMLGIPLGAFADPQFPAPSFSVYEKRMHAWVQLRGEIEHLA, encoded by the coding sequence ATGAGCAGCATGGACACGTCCAGCACCGCGGCGCCGCAACCGCGCCTTCATCACGCCGCCTGCAGCTGCGGGCAGTTGCAGGCCCAGGCCCGAGGTGAGCCCTTGCGGGTGTCGGTCTGCCATTGCCTGGCCTGCCAACGGCGCACCGGCAGTGTCTTTGGCGCCCAGGCCCGCTTTCCTCGTGCGGCCGTGACCTTGCAGGGCGAGAGCCACAGCTGGGATCGCACAGGAGACTCCGGCTCGACCTGCCGTTTCCATTTCTGCCCGATCTGTGGCGCCACGGTCTACTACGAGCTGCTGGCCATGCCGGAGATGCTGGGCATCCCGCTGGGAGCCTTTGCCGATCCGCAGTTCCCGGCGCCCAGCTTCTCGGTCTATGAGAAGCGCATGCATGCCTGGGTGCAGCTGCGCGGCGAGATCGAGCACCTGGCCTGA
- a CDS encoding DapH/DapD/GlmU-related protein: MTSYHIAAHNLPEPVRLGEAPTLARDAIVRDSRFGRWCEVGASTRIEHSAFGDYSYVGHHADIMAADIGKFVNIANLVRINPGFHPVERPCLHHILYRGSMYGEGFGEDDAELFHWRRLQRVSIGHDVWLGHGVVIMPGVKIGHGAVIGSGSIVTRDVPAWTIAAGNPCRPIRPRFTPAIGRAIEAVAWWDWSHEELQARQEELKDVRKMLAAHERRQAGASGD; the protein is encoded by the coding sequence ATGACGAGTTATCACATCGCCGCCCACAATCTGCCCGAGCCGGTGCGCCTGGGCGAGGCTCCGACCCTGGCCCGTGATGCCATCGTGCGCGACAGCCGCTTCGGCCGCTGGTGCGAAGTCGGGGCCAGCACCCGCATCGAGCACAGCGCATTCGGTGACTACAGCTATGTCGGCCACCACGCAGACATCATGGCCGCCGACATCGGCAAGTTCGTCAATATCGCCAATCTGGTGCGCATCAACCCGGGCTTCCATCCGGTCGAGCGCCCCTGCCTGCACCACATCCTCTACCGCGGCAGCATGTATGGCGAGGGCTTTGGCGAGGACGACGCCGAGCTCTTCCACTGGCGCCGCCTGCAGCGCGTCAGCATCGGCCACGACGTCTGGCTGGGCCACGGCGTGGTCATCATGCCCGGCGTCAAGATCGGCCATGGCGCCGTGATCGGCAGCGGCAGCATCGTCACCCGCGATGTGCCCGCCTGGACCATTGCCGCCGGCAACCCCTGCCGCCCCATCCGCCCCCGCTTCACCCCCGCCATCGGCCGCGCCATCGAAGCCGTGGCCTGGTGGGACTGGTCGCACGAGGAGCTGCAGGCGCGGCAGGAAGAACTCAAGGATGTGCGCAAGATGCTGGCAGCGCATGAGCGGCGCCAGGCGGGCGCGAGCGGCGACTGA